The Aquila chrysaetos chrysaetos chromosome 6, bAquChr1.4, whole genome shotgun sequence genome window below encodes:
- the RBP7 gene encoding retinoid-binding protein 7, translating into MPVDFSGTWNLISNDNFEGYMVALGIDFATRKIAKMLKPQKVIKQDGDSFYIHTTSTFRDYSLQFKIGEEFEEDNKGLDNRKCKSLVTWENDKLVCVQTGEKKNRGWTHWLEGDDLHLELRCENQVCKQVFKRA; encoded by the exons ATGCCTGTGGATTTCAGTGGAACCTGGAACCTTATCAGCAATGACAACTTTGAAGGTTATATGGTGGCCTTAG GTATTGACTTTGCAACACGCAAGATAGCAAAAATGCTGAAGCCTCAGAAAGTGATCAAACAAGATGGCGATTCGTTTTATATCCATACCACTAGTACCTTCAGAGATTATTCACTTCAATTCAAAATTGGAGAAGAGTTTGAAGAAGATAATAAAGGCCTGGATAACAGAAAATGCAAG AGCCTAGTTACCTGGGAAAATGACAAACTTGTCTGTGTCCAGACTGGTGAGAAGAAGAACAGAGGCTGGACTCACTGGCTTGAAGGAGATGACCTCCACCTG GAGCTTCGTTGTGAGAATCAAGTATGTAAACAGGTCTTCAAGAGAGCTTGA